A window from Cryptomeria japonica chromosome 1, Sugi_1.0, whole genome shotgun sequence encodes these proteins:
- the LOC131876361 gene encoding uncharacterized protein LOC131876361, whose product MASTSSSIGNEQVIAKQRNDPNSPLWKYVDIIKQLPGGGGFRWKCHGCDIERNSSYYRVVGHLCGIKGRGIKKCPGKNGKPIPDEIVMKYIREHEAAEEREARRLNQTASKKTRGMQGPSNPSIVVEDHPFFATNEPQSEPPLTRKRTKGPLETAFQNESRDNADQDIVRCIYANGLSFNVVRSPYWKQMIKSVNEAPRGYKGPGYEKVCGTLLEKEVKRVEDALKPIRDSWVETGVTIVSDGWKDAKNRPLINVIAVSPKGAMFLRAVDCEGQIKDGEFIAEILISAIESVGPRNVVQVITDNAKNCRAAGLLVEQRYDHIFWTPCAVHSLNLMLQRIGQKIKWIRDVYAEAEDIQMFITNHHMSQGIFRTYSNLELLKVSEIVI is encoded by the coding sequence atggcatctacatcttcctccattggcaatgaacaagtaattgcaaaacaaagaaatgatccaaattctcccttatggaaatatgtggacattataaaacaacttccgggaggtgggggattccgttggaaatgccatggatgtgatattgaacgtaatagttcatattatcgagtggtaggccatttgtgtggaataaaaggaagaggcatcaaaaaatgccctggcaaaaatggtaaacctataccagatgagatagtgatgaaatatattagggagcatgaggcggcagaagagagggaagcccgtagattgaaccaaaccgcatcaaagaaaacaaggggaatgcaaggcccttctaatcccagtattgtagtagaagaccaccccttctttgccacaaatgaacctcaaagtgaaccacccttgacacgtaaaagaacaaaagggcctttagaaaccgcattccaaaatgagagtagagacaatgctgatcaagatatagtaaggtgcatttatgcaaatggtttgtcattcaatgttgttcgctccccatattggaagcaaatgataaaaagtgttaatgaggcaccaagagggtataagggccccggttatgagaaggtatgtggaacattattggagaaagaggtgaagagggttgaagatgcattgaaacccataagggattcgtgggttgagacaggtgtaacaattgtttcagatgggtggaaagatgctaaaaaccgtcccttgatcaatgtcatagcggtgtcccctaaaggggcaatgtttttgagagctgtggattgtgagggccaaataaaagatggcgaatttattgcagaaattctcatctctgccattgagtctgtgggaccccgcaatgttgtccaagtcataacggacaatgcaaaaaattgtagagctgctggtttgttggttgagcaacgctatgatcacatcttttggacaccttgtgcggtacattcactcaatcttatgctacaaaggattgggcaaaaaataaaatggatcagagatgtgtatgcagaggctgaggacatccagatgttcatcacaaaccaccacatgtctcaagggatttttagaacctattcgaatttggagctattgaaggtaagtgaaatagtaatttaa